A genomic window from Gymnodinialimonas ceratoperidinii includes:
- a CDS encoding glutathione S-transferase family protein: MSAKHIVYHIPVCPFSQRLEILLALRGREDAVEFRVVDITKPRDPALLEKTRGTTALPVLETPDGEIIKESLVILRYLDEVIDGPALRRKDPAEHAVESMLIAREGPFTMAGYLFVMNQDPAKRGEHAEKLLGLYRDIDAFLVHHSPDGPFLFDDFGLAEAVFTPMFKRFWFLDYYEDFELPDTPEYRRVSLWRQECMAHDATDQVTKEEIVKLYYDYALGAGNGALVDGRSVSSFAFEPHWKDRPWPPREKYEGTASDEALGLIS, translated from the coding sequence ATGAGCGCCAAGCATATCGTCTATCACATTCCGGTCTGCCCCTTCTCGCAACGGCTGGAGATCCTGCTGGCGTTGCGCGGGCGCGAGGACGCGGTGGAATTCCGGGTCGTCGATATCACCAAGCCCCGCGATCCGGCTCTGTTGGAAAAGACCCGCGGCACCACGGCGCTGCCGGTGCTCGAGACGCCGGATGGAGAGATCATCAAGGAAAGCCTCGTCATCCTCCGTTATCTGGACGAGGTGATCGACGGGCCCGCGTTGCGCCGGAAGGATCCGGCCGAACATGCGGTCGAATCGATGCTGATCGCCCGCGAGGGGCCGTTCACCATGGCGGGCTATCTCTTCGTCATGAACCAGGATCCTGCGAAGCGTGGCGAACATGCGGAGAAGCTTCTGGGGCTCTATCGCGACATTGACGCGTTCCTTGTTCACCACAGCCCCGACGGCCCGTTTCTCTTCGACGATTTCGGGCTGGCGGAGGCTGTCTTCACACCGATGTTCAAGCGGTTCTGGTTTCTGGATTACTACGAGGATTTCGAGCTGCCTGACACGCCCGAATATCGCCGGGTGAGCCTGTGGCGACAGGAGTGCATGGCCCATGACGCGACGGATCAGGTCACCAAGGAAGAGATCGTGAAGCTCTATTACGATTACGCCTTGGGCGCGGGGAACGGCGCCCTGGTGGACGGCCGATCGGTTTCAAGCTTCGCCTTCGAGCCGCATTGGAAAGACAGGCCGTGGCCCCCCCGCGAGAAGTATGAGGGCACGGCCTCGGATGAAGCCTTGGGCCTCATTTCCTGA
- a CDS encoding NAD(P)/FAD-dependent oxidoreductase, with the protein MLIDARPIAPQRIAVIGGGISGLSAAYLLAPHHAVTVFEAAPRLGGHARTITAGLRGDQPVDTGFIVFNYANYPHLTRMFHDLDVPVERSDMSFGASINGGEIEYALRNLRAMTAQRRNLLRPGFVRMVRDILRFNGKAEALAKDDGATIGDLMADLNLGEWFQRYYLMPLCGAIWSTPPSEIRAFPARALLQFFRNHALLSASGTHQWWTVDGGSIEYIQRLERHLLGRGVAIRTASPIQSVTRTGTQSTVFPAAGAPEVFDHVIFACHSDQALRLLAQPTPQEKAALSAIRFQNNEMILHRDAAQMPKRRAVWSSWVYKADTTRPEPAIGVTYWMNRLQNIPESDPLFVSLNPSTEVPAHLIYDQTTFRHPVFDGAALKAQTQLTEMQGQNNTWFAGAYTRHGFHEDGFASAARIARLMERQTA; encoded by the coding sequence ATGTTAATTGACGCCCGCCCGATTGCCCCCCAACGCATTGCCGTGATCGGGGGCGGTATTTCCGGCCTTTCCGCGGCCTATCTGCTCGCCCCGCACCACGCGGTGACTGTCTTCGAGGCCGCTCCCCGTCTGGGTGGGCACGCGCGGACGATTACCGCAGGGCTACGCGGCGATCAGCCGGTCGATACCGGCTTCATCGTGTTCAACTATGCCAACTATCCGCATCTGACGCGGATGTTCCACGACCTCGACGTGCCGGTAGAGCGCAGTGACATGAGTTTTGGCGCGTCGATCAACGGGGGCGAGATCGAATATGCGCTCCGCAATCTGAGGGCGATGACGGCACAGCGCCGCAACCTGCTGCGCCCGGGCTTCGTGCGAATGGTGCGTGACATCCTGCGCTTCAATGGAAAGGCCGAGGCACTCGCCAAGGACGACGGCGCGACCATTGGTGACCTGATGGCGGACCTGAACTTGGGCGAGTGGTTCCAGCGCTATTATTTGATGCCGCTGTGCGGTGCGATCTGGTCCACGCCGCCCTCGGAAATCCGCGCCTTTCCGGCTCGGGCTCTGCTGCAGTTCTTCCGCAACCACGCGCTGCTCAGCGCGTCGGGCACCCACCAATGGTGGACCGTTGACGGCGGCAGCATCGAATACATCCAACGGTTGGAGCGTCACCTGCTGGGACGCGGCGTCGCGATCCGAACGGCCTCTCCCATCCAGAGCGTCACCCGCACGGGTACCCAAAGCACGGTTTTTCCTGCCGCTGGCGCGCCAGAGGTATTCGACCACGTGATTTTTGCCTGCCATTCCGATCAGGCGCTGCGATTGCTGGCGCAACCGACGCCGCAGGAAAAAGCCGCCCTTTCCGCGATCCGGTTTCAGAACAACGAAATGATCCTGCACCGCGACGCGGCGCAGATGCCGAAGCGCCGGGCCGTATGGTCCAGCTGGGTCTACAAGGCGGATACGACTCGGCCCGAACCGGCAATTGGCGTAACCTATTGGATGAATCGATTGCAGAATATTCCGGAGAGCGACCCCCTCTTCGTGTCGCTGAACCCGTCAACCGAGGTGCCTGCGCATTTGATCTACGACCAGACGACATTCCGCCATCCGGTGTTCGATGGCGCTGCCCTGAAGGCGCAGACGCAGCTGACCGAGATGCAGGGGCAGAACAACACGTGGTTTGCGGGCGCCTACACGCGCCACGGCTTCCACGAGGACGGTTTCGCCAGCGCGGCGCGCATCGCCCGCTTGATGGAGCGGCAGACAGCATGA
- a CDS encoding LysR family transcriptional regulator — MNFATFDLNLLRVLDALLCEGSTVKAAKRLGLSQPAVSGSLSRLRYAMGDPLFVRQGNRLVATEYAAGLRVPLREELDRIEALLSPPTLIDPKTAVGTFRIAGVDFFAEMLIPPLADLLQKEAPGVRVQLVDLVPQDHVASLERRKADIALLPDMPLPDWVSRKELFRSAFHVIARKGNPEIAGLTPGETMPLEVFCCLHHVLFSPEGHTAAMGDAALAEVGRQRHVAITVPVFSGVCRAVRESDLIALVPAQLAADMARSFELQVFLPPMPIDPALIVGIWHKRADKAPLAMWIREQIFRLTSRLDPAFAD, encoded by the coding sequence ATGAATTTCGCGACCTTTGACCTCAACCTGTTGCGCGTTCTGGATGCGCTGCTCTGCGAAGGCTCCACCGTGAAGGCCGCCAAGCGGCTCGGCCTGTCGCAACCCGCCGTCTCTGGCAGCCTCTCACGGTTGCGCTATGCCATGGGCGACCCGCTGTTCGTGCGTCAAGGCAATCGGCTGGTCGCCACGGAATACGCCGCCGGATTGCGCGTGCCTCTCAGGGAGGAGCTGGACCGGATCGAAGCGCTCCTCTCGCCGCCGACCCTCATCGATCCGAAAACCGCCGTGGGCACGTTCCGGATCGCAGGCGTCGATTTCTTCGCCGAGATGTTGATCCCTCCGCTCGCGGACCTGCTGCAAAAGGAAGCGCCCGGCGTGCGCGTGCAGCTTGTCGACCTCGTCCCGCAGGATCACGTCGCCAGCCTTGAGAGGCGCAAGGCCGACATCGCGCTTTTGCCCGATATGCCCCTGCCCGATTGGGTCAGCCGAAAGGAGCTCTTCCGGTCCGCGTTCCACGTGATCGCGCGTAAAGGCAATCCCGAGATCGCCGGCCTCACCCCGGGCGAGACCATGCCGCTGGAGGTGTTCTGCTGCCTGCATCACGTGCTATTTTCACCGGAAGGCCACACTGCCGCCATGGGCGACGCTGCCTTGGCCGAGGTCGGTCGGCAACGGCACGTGGCCATCACCGTCCCGGTCTTCTCAGGCGTCTGCCGGGCTGTGCGCGAGAGTGACCTGATCGCCCTCGTCCCGGCGCAACTGGCCGCCGACATGGCCCGGAGCTTCGAGCTACAGGTGTTCCTGCCGCCCATGCCCATCGACCCGGCGCTGATCGTCGGCATCTGGCACAAGAGGGCGGACAAGGCGCCGCTTGCGATGTGGATACGCGAGCAGATCTTCCGCCTGACAAGCCGGTTGGATCCAGCTTTCGCCGATTAA
- a CDS encoding DUF1365 domain-containing protein, which translates to MTHRPEHIAGATMHRRKGEIRHMFRYGVDYVLIDPEASAPGPLLFSRNRFNLFSVHDADHGGPLTDERGPVWARQVLADHGLGDRPVQLRLLTQPRFLGYVFNPVSFWLVLEGDTLIAVIAEVSTPFGDRHSYLCHTPGFGPIERETRIHAPKSLHVSPFQEVKGSYAFTFDIQDTVIDIRILHSNGDEGVLATLTGPRAPLTNAGILGASLRRPLGAIRTIALIYWQALRLKLKGATYRTRPTPPKTEVT; encoded by the coding sequence ATGACGCACAGGCCCGAGCATATCGCGGGTGCCACGATGCACAGGCGCAAGGGAGAGATCCGGCACATGTTTCGCTACGGCGTCGACTACGTGCTGATCGATCCCGAAGCCTCGGCGCCGGGGCCGCTTCTGTTCTCGCGCAATCGGTTCAACCTGTTTTCGGTGCACGATGCCGACCACGGCGGGCCGCTCACGGACGAACGTGGTCCCGTCTGGGCCCGGCAGGTGCTTGCGGATCACGGCCTGGGTGACCGACCGGTGCAGTTGCGTCTTCTCACACAGCCGCGGTTTCTGGGCTACGTCTTCAACCCAGTGAGCTTCTGGCTGGTCCTAGAGGGCGACACCCTGATCGCGGTCATCGCCGAAGTGTCCACGCCCTTTGGTGACCGCCATTCCTACCTCTGCCACACGCCGGGCTTTGGCCCGATCGAGCGGGAGACGCGGATACACGCGCCGAAATCGCTGCATGTGTCGCCGTTCCAGGAGGTCAAAGGCAGCTACGCCTTCACCTTCGACATTCAGGACACGGTGATCGACATTCGTATCCTGCACAGCAATGGTGACGAGGGTGTTCTCGCCACGCTCACCGGGCCGCGCGCGCCGTTGACGAACGCCGGTATCCTCGGCGCCAGCCTGCGGCGGCCCCTAGGCGCTATCCGAACCATCGCGCTGATCTACTGGCAGGCTCTGCGCCTGAAGCTGAAGGGGGCGACCTATCGCACCCGACCGACCCCACCGAAGACCGAGGTGACCTGA
- a CDS encoding L-serine ammonia-lyase — translation MFLSIFDIFKVGIGPSSSHTMGPMTAAARFLDDLRSGREKEPGAGELGGLGCSLHGSLAFTGKGHATDRAVILGFAGFEPATLDPDRAEQLEAEIRASGIVNPEGLGPLKFAPDSDLVFDYDVTLPGHANGMVLRAFDTQGNLYLEETYYSIGGGFVVTEKELNAAGDGPDALHAEAQSAGFPHPFGSAAEMLKMGESSGKTIAQMKWENESALSSRAEVRNRVDAIWTAMNDCIDRGLRMEGELPGGLAVKRRAKHIFDQLKAEAGTNQAQPHVANDWLSVYAMAVNEENAAGGRVVTSPTNGAAGVVPAVLRYYRDHCIGATEDGLRDFMMTSAAIGGLIKHNASISGAEVGCQGEVGSASAMAAAGLCAALGGTNAQIENAAEIALEHHMGMTCDPVAGLVQVPCIERNGLGAIKAVSAASLALRGDGTHYMPLDNCIEAMRQTGIDMNTKYKETSMGGLAVNLPQC, via the coding sequence ATGTTTTTAAGTATCTTCGACATCTTCAAGGTGGGTATCGGCCCCTCGTCCTCGCACACGATGGGCCCGATGACGGCTGCCGCGCGCTTTCTCGACGACCTGCGCTCAGGGCGCGAAAAGGAGCCCGGCGCCGGCGAGCTTGGCGGTCTGGGCTGCTCGCTCCACGGCTCGCTTGCCTTCACCGGCAAGGGCCATGCGACGGACCGCGCGGTGATCCTCGGGTTCGCCGGGTTCGAGCCTGCGACGCTTGATCCCGACCGGGCAGAACAGCTTGAGGCCGAAATCCGCGCCTCGGGCATCGTCAACCCGGAGGGCCTTGGCCCCCTCAAGTTCGCCCCCGACAGCGATCTGGTGTTTGACTACGACGTGACGCTGCCCGGCCACGCCAACGGCATGGTGCTGCGCGCCTTTGACACCCAAGGGAACCTCTACCTGGAGGAGACCTATTATTCGATCGGCGGCGGCTTCGTCGTGACCGAGAAAGAGCTGAACGCCGCCGGCGATGGGCCCGATGCCCTCCATGCCGAGGCGCAAAGCGCGGGCTTCCCCCATCCCTTCGGCTCTGCCGCTGAAATGCTGAAGATGGGCGAGTCCTCCGGCAAGACCATCGCCCAGATGAAATGGGAAAACGAAAGCGCCCTGTCGTCCCGCGCGGAGGTGCGCAACCGCGTTGACGCCATTTGGACCGCGATGAACGATTGCATCGATCGCGGCCTGCGGATGGAGGGCGAACTGCCCGGCGGTCTGGCCGTGAAGCGCCGCGCCAAGCATATCTTCGATCAGTTGAAAGCCGAAGCCGGCACCAATCAGGCCCAGCCGCACGTCGCGAATGACTGGCTCTCGGTCTATGCGATGGCGGTGAACGAGGAAAACGCCGCCGGGGGCCGGGTCGTGACCTCGCCCACCAATGGCGCCGCCGGTGTCGTGCCCGCCGTGCTGCGCTACTACCGCGATCATTGCATCGGCGCGACCGAGGACGGTCTGCGTGATTTCATGATGACCTCCGCCGCCATCGGCGGGTTGATCAAGCACAACGCCTCGATCTCCGGCGCGGAGGTCGGCTGCCAAGGCGAGGTCGGCAGCGCTTCGGCCATGGCCGCCGCAGGCCTCTGTGCCGCGCTTGGCGGGACCAATGCGCAGATCGAGAACGCGGCGGAAATCGCGCTGGAGCATCACATGGGCATGACCTGCGACCCGGTCGCGGGCCTCGTTCAGGTGCCCTGCATCGAACGCAACGGCCTGGGGGCGATCAAGGCCGTCTCGGCCGCTTCGCTCGCGCTGCGCGGCGACGGCACGCATTACATGCCGCTCGACAATTGCATCGAGGCGATGCGCCAGACCGGCATCGACATGAACACCAAGTACAAGGAAACCTCGATGGGTGGCCTTGCCGTGAACCTGCCCCAGTGCTGA
- a CDS encoding LacI family DNA-binding transcriptional regulator, with the protein MTLRDVADAASVSEMTVSRVLRNRGDVSDKTRERVFEAARRLGYVPNKIAGALASNRVNLVGVVIPSLSNMVFPDVLHGIGAALDGTELQPVVGTSQYDQRQEEKVIYEMLSWRPSGLIVAGLEHTDAARAMMRNAGVPVVEVMDVDGDPVAAAVGISHGAAGRAMAEEIVARGYKRIGYLGSSSIADARAQKRYRGFEEGLKEAGVALTDSIFYEGASGFGTGRNMTRALLERTPGLDFLYYNTDMNAAGGLLYCLEKGMDIPNEIGMAGFNSFEVLDGMPMRIATMDSKREAIGRRAAEMMVANELTEEVVRMEPEFLPGDTVRARLSHGR; encoded by the coding sequence ATGACCCTGCGTGACGTGGCGGATGCTGCGTCGGTGAGCGAGATGACGGTCAGCCGAGTGCTGCGCAATCGCGGAGACGTCTCGGACAAGACGCGGGAACGGGTGTTCGAGGCGGCGCGGCGTCTGGGCTATGTGCCCAACAAGATCGCCGGGGCGTTGGCGTCAAACCGGGTGAACCTCGTCGGCGTGGTCATTCCCTCCCTCTCGAACATGGTGTTTCCCGACGTGCTGCATGGCATCGGCGCGGCTCTGGATGGCACGGAGTTGCAACCCGTCGTTGGCACCTCGCAATACGACCAGCGGCAGGAAGAGAAGGTCATTTACGAGATGCTGAGCTGGCGTCCGTCGGGGCTGATCGTGGCGGGGTTGGAGCATACTGACGCGGCCCGCGCGATGATGCGCAATGCGGGCGTGCCCGTGGTCGAGGTCATGGATGTGGATGGCGACCCGGTCGCGGCCGCGGTGGGCATCAGCCATGGGGCCGCGGGACGGGCCATGGCCGAGGAGATCGTGGCGCGTGGCTACAAGCGGATTGGCTATCTCGGGTCCAGCTCGATCGCCGATGCGCGGGCGCAGAAGCGCTACCGCGGGTTTGAAGAGGGCTTGAAAGAGGCGGGCGTGGCGCTAACCGATAGCATCTTCTACGAGGGCGCGTCGGGCTTCGGTACCGGCCGCAACATGACCCGAGCGCTGTTAGAGCGGACGCCGGGTTTGGATTTTCTTTACTACAACACGGATATGAACGCAGCCGGCGGCCTTTTGTATTGCCTCGAGAAGGGCATGGATATTCCAAACGAGATCGGAATGGCCGGGTTCAACTCCTTCGAGGTGTTGGATGGTATGCCGATGCGGATCGCGACGATGGACAGCAAGCGCGAGGCCATCGGGCGCCGGGCGGCCGAGATGATGGTGGCCAACGAACTGACCGAGGAAGTCGTGCGGATGGAGCCGGAGTTCCTTCCCGGTGACACCGTTCGCGCGCGCTTAAGCCACGGGCGTTAA